Part of the Candidatus Fusobacterium pullicola genome is shown below.
ATAACTTATTATAATTTTTTAAATCTTGGAAATACTCACTGTTAGTCTGTGCTATCTCCCCATCAAAAAAACTCCTCCTTATAGATGGAGAACCTGTTATTAAAACAATATCCTCTGGTATATAGGTTACAACATTTAGCTTTCCATAGAACTCATCATACGGTACCTTCTTATTGTTATAATAATACTCTTTTCTATTTTCATTAAATTTAACTGTGAGAGTCTTCTCTCCAATATTATCTCTATATACTATGTAGACTCCTGTCCTTTGAGCTCCATATCTCATCATCTCTGAAGCCTTTGAAGTTCTAAAACTCTTTCCAGTGGCATTGAAATATACAGCCTCTAGTAAGCTAGTTTTTCCCTGTCCATTCTTTCCAAAAAATAGATTAAGTTTTGGAAAAAATTTGACACTACTATCAATTAAATTTCTAAAATTTACATAATTTATCTCTAATATTTCCAAAGCTTAATCCACCCTACTATTCAATATAAATTTACTTAACTAAGAAACTTTGTCCAGCTGCTTCAACTTTATCTCCTGGATATAGCTTTTTACCTCTTCTTAACTCAACCTCTCCATTTACCTTTACATTTCCATCTAGGATAAAGAACTTTGCATCTACTCCTGTATCACAAACTCCTACCCATTTTAAAAATTGATCTAACTTTATAAATTCAGTTGATATTTTTACCTCTTCCATCTTTTACAACTCCTTAATTTTTTATTTAGTCTATCTCATATTGTACCATAAT
Proteins encoded:
- the yaaA gene encoding S4 domain-containing protein YaaA; translation: MEEVKISTEFIKLDQFLKWVGVCDTGVDAKFFILDGNVKVNGEVELRRGKKLYPGDKVEAAGQSFLVK